One part of the Vicia villosa cultivar HV-30 ecotype Madison, WI unplaced genomic scaffold, Vvil1.0 ctg.002159F_1_1, whole genome shotgun sequence genome encodes these proteins:
- the LOC131638074 gene encoding uncharacterized protein LOC131638074 produces the protein MQGGCIADIGSCGTGFDSVNGSVRTKKFRTKGSELADRKGEKNKAMPRAPSIRCSSIDEALSLSYRARCNKG, from the coding sequence ATGCAAGGAGGATGTATAGCTGATATAGGATCTTGTGGAACAGGATTTGATTCTGTAAACGGTTCGGTACGAACGAAGAAATTTCGAACAAAAGGATCGGAACTCGCTGATAGGAAAGGAGAGAAAAACAAAGCAATGCCAAGAGCTCCGTCAATCCGCTGTTCATCGATAGACGAAGCTCTCTCTTTATCATATCGTGCCAGATGCAACAAAGGATGA